Proteins encoded within one genomic window of Brassica rapa cultivar Chiifu-401-42 chromosome A09, CAAS_Brap_v3.01, whole genome shotgun sequence:
- the LOC103838954 gene encoding TBC1 domain family member 5 homolog A: MAFSTGSSLFVCFTTLVLLSTQINARESYFFGKFHRESPKDQNPNNVLPLETSEKTTVEESFPSKKEQEQDPTFVPESENGYGLYGHETTYNNNNKEEFNNNNNKYDEKFNGETFSTPSLSETEESYNNYEENYPKKTESYDNNRYNNEEFNNKYDENFKEEFNNNKYDENVKEEFNNNKYDENFKEEFNNNKYDENVKEEFNNNKYDENVKEESFSENNEDKRGIYNSNAYGTEQERETPYKGYSHNLERQGMSDTRFMEKGNYYYDLYNDRNHGHFYRKPHQKSPAGYYSSQETGNNYDQSYNNYNNEEEKSFKDQYNSKWEKSMMNKQPEEFVEEQGDQFKP, encoded by the coding sequence ATGGCTTTCTCCACTGGAAGCTCTCTCTTCGTCTGCTTCACAACACTTGTTCTTCTCTCCACTCAAATCAATGCAAGAGAGAGCTACTTCTTTGGCAAATTCCACCGAGAATCCCCCAAAGACCAAAACCCTAACAATGTCCTCCCTCTCGAGACCAGCGAGAAAACCACAGTAGAAGAATCTTTCCCCAGCAAGAAAGAGCAAGAACAAGATCCCACGTTTGTCCCCGAGTCCGAAAACGGCTATGGCTTGTATGGTCACGAGACCacctacaacaacaacaacaaagaagagttcaacaacaacaacaacaagtacGATGAAAAATTCAACGGTGAGACTTTCTCAACTCCAAGCCTGAGCGAGACCGAAGAGTCTTACAACAACTACGAGGAGAACTACCCGAAGAAGACCGAGAGCTACGACAACAACCGTTACAACAACGAAGAGTTCAACAACAAGTACGATGAAAACTTCAAGGAAGAGTTCAACAACAACAAGTACGACGAAAACGTCAAGGAAGAGTTCAACAACAACAAGTACGACGAAAACTTCAAGGAAGAGTTCAACAACAACAAGTACGATGAAAACGTCAAGGAAGAGTTCAACAACAACAAGTACGATGAAAACGTTAAGGAAGAGTCATTCTCTGAGAACAATGAAGACAAGAGAGGTATCTACAACTCCAACGCTTACGGAACGGAGCAAGAGCGTGAAACGCCGTACAAAGGTTACAGCCATAACTTGGAGAGACAAGGCATGAGTGACACAAGGTTCATGGAGAAAGGTAACTACTACTATGACCTTTACAACGACAGAAACCACGGCCATTTCTACCGGAAGCCTCATCAGAAAAGCCCTGCCGGTTACTATTCTTCTCAGGAGACTGGGAATAACTACGACCAGTCGTACAACAACTACAACAACGAGGAGGAGAAGAGCTTCAAGGATCAGTACAATTCCAAGTGGGAGAAGAGCATGATGAACAAACAGCCTGAAGAGTTTGTTGAGGAGCAAGGAGACCAGTTTAAGCCTTGA